A single genomic interval of Ischnura elegans chromosome 3, ioIscEleg1.1, whole genome shotgun sequence harbors:
- the LOC124155059 gene encoding turripeptide Ici9.1, which produces MASYRTILIAAVACLMVLGVEKASCAREQCPSVCTQEYAPVCGRRANGSTREFSNQCALGVHQCNNPGDIVSSRPGRC; this is translated from the exons ATGGCTTCTTACAGGACAATTCTCATCG CTGCCGTCGCCTGTTTGATGGTGCTCGGAGTAGAGAAAGCTTCCTGTGCCAGGGAGCAGTGCCCTAGTGTCTGCACCCAGGAGTATGCGCCTGTATGCGGACGCAGAGCCAACGGAAGCACCAGGGAGTTCTCCAATCAGTGCGCCCTTGGTGTTCATCAGTGCAACAACCCCGGAG ATATCGTGTCATCCAGACCAGGTCGGTGTTAA